TTTTAAGACCATATATAACAAATGACTAAGGGGAAATTACTTACTTTGCAAGCAGActggaaaatgtaaatactgGGATAGGATAACTAGGCACATTAAGATGGAGGAAAAACCGTTTAGCAAGATCTAAACAATTAGCACAACTAGAAGCTGAGAGCCGGTTAGGTGCAGAACCACCTTCCAAGAGAAGAGACTCAATGCCTGTCCCATGGAGTATTTAAAATCAGATAAACCAACATGTCAACACGCTTATCAGGAATGCTAGATCTTAGACTCACTGACATTTCAGCCAAAACATAAATCTGATCAAAGAGACCTTGGAAAGGACTTTTATCTCCCTGATGTAACAAAGGCATTTTattgaagaaattaattattttatctgtACCCCATCTCACAATTGTATCCATTGTAGGCAGTACAGTCTTGCTGAATCCTGTGTATACTTGTTACGGAAATGTGAGAAATTTGGCCTGAGTGTTGCTTCTTATTCACACCGCTGACTAGTTACTCTTAGGAGAAAGCCCATGGTAATTCAGTGTGGAACACTGGCTAGGGAGGGGATATGCCTTTTCCCTGTGGGATAAAAGGAACTGTCATTTATGGAGTGCTGGTACTGTTGGAAGAGAAGTCCTATGAAGAGTTATAATAATCTGCTTTCTTTCTTGCAGGAGCATTCCTCATTCCTTACACAATTATGGCCATCTTTGGAGGGATTCCTCTCTTCTATATGGAACTAGCACTAGGACAGTACCACAGGAATGGGTGTATTtcaatttggagaaaaatatgtCCTATATTCAAAGGTAAAGAAGGGAAATGGCAAATTACTAGGAACTTTCTGAATAACTGGAAGATTCTCCTATAAAGgtgaaatttctgaaaaaaaatctgaaaatcccataaaacaaagtaagtcTTGTTCTACACAAGATTTTGGCTTTACAAAGAAAGCTTTCATAAAACTTTATGTACATCTGCAAAGTGTGTGTGTACTCTCATATACACATATGATGTGCAACTCTCAAATTGATTAGATAGAAACGAGTCCATTTTCTCTGGCCCAAGcctgaaaatatatataaaaaaaaaaggtaataaataaaGTGAATCcaaggcaaaataaattaaaaccaggaaaaataaagatctaCTATTTGTATTACAAAGATATTACAAAGAAATTATTCCCCATCTTCAGCCTTAGTCTGTCAATTGCCATCCTGCCACACAGTCTTTTACAGTAGGAGGACCTGTCCTATATGCTTGTTTACTCCTGCTCCCAGTGTTATAGCTCTGgtcttgttttttttatttgctgagaGTGCAAGATGCCTATTTCTAAATTCCAGGAATTTAAGAACAGATGAATAAAACTATATAAGCATGTTCTGTCTTGATTAAGGATGCTTTTTTGGAATCGGAGCCTGAGTGTTTCCGAAGCCACAAGGAATTCCAGTGTTGTAAACACTTGAGAGGGTATGTGTacctcctgcagagctgccttaGACAGTTACTAATTGCAGGTGATGTGATAAccaattctttcctttttttttggcctAAAACTTACACTCACTCCATGTAATTATTTCCTGCCTTACTAGGAATTGGCTTTGCCATCTGTATAATAGATCTTTACGTAGCCTCCTACTACAACACCATTATGGCTTGGGCCTTTTACTACCTCGTATCCTCCTTCACGGCGCAGCTACCATGGACTAGCTGCACAAACGCTTGGAACACAGGCAACTGCACTAACTACTTGAGCAAGGACAATGTCAGCTGGTCCCTGCACTCCATCTCTCCCGCAGAAGAATTTTATACGTAAGTGCATGTAAGTGAGGACAGTAATATTAGAGAGAATGGTGGAACATGTAGCAAGCTTTTCTTtggagggggagcagggctgtTTATTAGCAGCACCCTTTTCTGAACTATTTAGATGACTAAATACTTGTAGGCGTATATAAGCTTGGGGTGTATGGGAGGGTACTCTGTATTTTAGATCAGAGGTTCCCACCCATTGTCAGCTGTCATCACTTATCATTTATCATCCCTGGTGTACCATCAATAacaaacttttaattaaaaaaaaaaatccaaaatgacATGACCCTGAAGGCTACTTATCAAGGCTTCAGGACTACTTGTAACGCTCAGACCACAGTATGGGACTGCTCAAAGCATACTTAACAGaagcatttgttaaaaaatatctatactgtgtttttctttcctctttcagccGCCAAGTTCTACAGGTGCACAGGTCCAATGGGATGGATGACCTGGGGGGCATTAGCTGGCAATTGACCCTCTGTTTATTGTTAATCTTCACCATTGTGTACTTCAGCATCTGGAAAGGGGTCAAAACATCTGGCAAGGTGAATGCAAAAGCAAGACAAATGAACTTGGTACAGTGTAGTCTAGCAACAGTTCTAAATGAGCCAATTAACTTGACAGGGAATTATCTCAGATTATCTTCATGACAGGGATTATAGGCTCATGTATTTGGGAAGCACTTACTTTAGAGTGACTGCTACTGTTATCCAAGTGATATGTAACAACAGTAACTTACACCACTGTTCTCTGGACAAGAACAACCCGGCCAAGAGACAATGTGGGTATAGATATGCAAACTGCCTGTTTACAGACCTTCTGAGAAGTCCAGATGAAGATGTTATAAATGCTAAGAACTATAATAAGAATAACTCATTCTTACTACCACCTGTTAACTTTCTACCTATGGCAAATGCTATCTTACTGTTTTCCCTCACAGGTGGTATGGGTGACTGCCACATTCCCTTACATCATACTCTTTATCCTGCTAGTGAGAGGGGCAACTTTGCCTGGGGCTTGGAGAGGTGTCCTCTACTACTTGAAACCTGACTGGCAGAAACTCCTGGCCACTGAGGtaaaaaacattataaaagGGTAGAGATTTGCTTTTAGCCTATCAGCATGTATATCAGCATCTATATACTTCAATGTCTGTTTTCAGCATAAGAGCATGATTAAACCGATGTCTTAGCATGGACTTAAAAGCCTGACTTCGTGCTCTTGTTTAAACAGTCATGCTATTCTTTCCATAAttataaaaatttttttttagagtcCAGCATCAATTTAGCTTGAACTAATAGTAGAGTTCCCATACAGTGGTTGAATAGAATTAGTGATAcgattagaaagaaaacaagtgacCAAACCATTTCTTGCCAGGAAAATGGTGAACACCCTGATATTGAGCAAGAAGCTACGGTTGCTGCTACACTGCAACAAAATCCTTTACCTATGACAGTCACACTGAGCAAACTAAATTTACTAAGCCCTAACAACTGGTCTAGCTGCAGGTTTTTTGGCTGTGAGGGGATCATTACACACTTGAGTGGGCCTTTCTACAGCCCAATGGTGTCCACAGTTGCCCATATTTAAATAGTGCAGGTTACTAGAGTTAAAACTTCAGATCTCTGTCCTGTGACAAGCTTTGGCAGATAAACCCAAGGAGACTCTGTAGCCACCAACTAAAACAGGACTCAGTAATGCATGCAAGTGCATGTGGAGAAGGAATAAATCAGGCCTGCATACACCACCAagatctgaaaagaaaggaggaatgaGGACAAGACTGAGCTAACCAACAAACCCCAAGCATTCCAGCATCTGATTCAGCTTTGAACTCCGTGGATGACAAATAATCCATCAGGCTCAAGGCTGCACTTACTTCACTGCCTATGAAAGTGTGTAGTGAGGAGGGTGatggaaaaaccccaaagcaataAATACtacaaagattaaaaattcTAATGTTTGCAagtctgctgctgcccagctgaTACGGAGAGTTTTGAatgaagaggaaatgaaaagacaCCAGTCTCTGATAAAGCAGCATCTCCAATAAGGGACCACATCttctgaaaaagcaataaagGGCATTGATATTGTATTGGATGTATCTGAAGTGAGGACAGCAGATTGCAATCTGTGTGCTGGACGATGACAGAGCTCTGTCTGTGGATGATACAGGATGGCCTCACATGATGGAAGAGAATATTAGAAATGAGTGTAATGAACTCCATGTTTCAATCAAAAGAGGATAAATGAATGAGAACTGATATTGTACTTCAGGAACGCTACTCATTAAGGCTGTGGCCACTTTTCAAGTACAACAGGCTTTTCATAACAACACCATCACACTTGCATCTGTCATGGCTACAACAAAGCTGAATTGAGTCATAAGGACTAGAACTGCATCCACACTGCCAAATGTATTTCCATAAATCTAGGAAAAATCTGAGCAGTGATCACCTACCACTAAGCCTGGAGGACACACAGCCAAAGGTAGGACTATTCCACAGCACAGAGTTTGGAGGAAGATGGGCCAAGCCCACTGAAAATCATGGATAGAAAGTTCTCTATACATTGCAAAACTTGCATTAAACTGATTGCAGGCAAATCACTGTGAATTAATCTAAGATACTGTAAGAAGTGAAACCGCCAGTGAGCACTTACAGCAGCGTAAAGAGATACAATAAGCATGGTATAGGCACTAAAGTTATAGTGGATATTTACAACTCTCACAGATCTAcaataaatattcatatttcaacatgctttcttaagaaaatgtttgttaGACCGGGACTAGCATATAGGCAGACTAGTGAAACACGGTTTTGTAGGGCTAAGTGATATTCTGAATATGTCAAACTCATTTGATATGTTTCACGTAATTTCTTCTTGATCTTCaatatttttcaggtttggGTGGATGCAGcagctcagatttttttctcccttggtCCAGGTTTTGGGGTCCTATTGGCTTATGCCAGCTACAACAAATTCCATAACAACTGCTACCAGTGAGTTCTACCTTATTCTATAAGTAAAAttgagttaaaaaaatgtaactgtgggtatttatgaaaaagaaacacagtgcTGGTGAAAGGCACTGAATTGTCAGATCTGTGTACATACAAATCAGACAGAAGCATAACAGAACAAAAGTCCTTATTGAAAGAACCTGCAatctaaaacatttcttctcagTTGTGCCTACCCTAAAGAGAGATAATCTCTACCTGTTACAGCAAGGAGTCTAAGATGTAGAAACCTGCCACAACAAAATGGACTAAACCCCTGCCAAACAATCACATTATAATTATTTAATCTCAGCAGTCAGTTAGGAAATGACCTTCGAGTCTTGAGCTCAAAGGCAATTTATAGTTGTTTCCTTGTTAtcttaaaaaattcttttataacttgtaaaataaaattctcaCTTCTTTACTACTCCCATagtaattcttatttttttaaaacaccattATACATCCAGCATTCAGTCCGGTGTCAGACTAATGTTACAGCATCTATTTgaagtggaagaagaaaaagtagtcgtgttttgggttgttttttttctttcaaatctgCTGCTTGTTCATTTCATTGTATTACCCTGGTTTTTGTAGGAGTCTGTCTAGATCAGTAACTTGCTCCAGCTGGTAGTAAACTATCCTTTCTAGCAGATGCCAACTCCCTGATATGAGTTAGGTCTTCTGTTGCAGAGATGCTCTGGTTACCAGTACCGTGAACTGCGTGACTAGTTTTGTGTCTGGATTCGTTATTTTCACTGTGCTGGGATACATGGCTGAGATGAGGAACGAAGATGTATCAGAGGTTGCCAAAGATACTGGTAGGCTAACTTTTTGTACACATCTCTCAAACTGCTTCTAAGATAGAATATATTTGTATGTTATCTTCTAGACTGAGAGCAGCCCAAATTAGGCAAAATATTTAGTATGTAATTCAGGATACTGACGTACTTTATGATAAGGGCACTGTTATAAATGCACACTACAGCTAAAAAATTATTCCATAAAGACAGCATATAGAAGTCATATTGCATGCAGCTTCACAGACATGGTGGTAACCGCACACTGCAAAATAGCCTGGGGGGGAGAAGATTTTCCCTGGAAGACAACATGGTGCAGTGAAACAGCCTGTCCTCCTCGCAGCAGCACTGCGCTAACAATTATCTCCAATTCTCTGTTCTAACATCAGGACCCAGCCTTCTCTTCATTACGTATGCTGAGGCCATTGCAAACATGCCTGCTTCCACTTTCTTTGCCATCATCTTTTTCCTGATGTTACTCACGCTGGGATTAGACAGCACGGTGAGTTGACAGTACGCGAGACAGCAGACCTCTCAGATATTTGGTGTATGGCCTTACCCCGCAAACATCAGAACAAACAGAATTACAAATATCGCACCGTCGCTAAAGAGTTTAAAGCAAGATTGGCATCTCCATGTGCCTTCTGTAAGACAGCGACTATTACTCCAATTTTGACCTAAATACacctaaataaaattaaatgatttGTCAGTGTCATGCTGTGACAACTAGTAACAGACCTGGAAACACAACCAAAGCATTTGATTCCTAAACACCTGTTTGGATGCAGCCTTATGGGCTCCCTCACTCCTCCTCCTACAGGCTTCCTGTACTTGAAAACTTACAAAGGAATTACTAAATTCTGGAATTTTTTCACACTAATTGGATTTAAAAGGTGGGAACGGGAGGCGGCCTTTTTAAGAGCACTGCAAAAAGCAGATGTTCTAAAAACTTGCTATGTGAGCCTGTTTTTTTACAGATTGACGATTGGCTCCTTCCAGGAAGGCTAAATTCAGCTGATTTCACAATCTTGGTTCTGCTGAACCGCCTACCATTTATCAGCATCCTATTACTTGTAATATAGTACTTCCTCTGGATGATAGGCACTTCCTACAGATATATGAAGACTAAATCCCAACCTTAGAAAGTTCAAAAGTTCTGAAGAAAGACTGGCCAAACAACAGTCACACCAACtctacaggcagaaaaaaagctcCAGTGTTCAATGCTTTAAAGCAGGTAAAACTGCCCTCTATTGTCCAGTGATCTTTCcatgcttttcagtttgcagGACTAGAGGGAGTGATTACTGGTGTACTGGATGAATTCCCCCATGTCTGGAGCAAACGCAGGGAATTGTTTGTCCTTGGTCTGACCATCATTTGCTTTTTGGGGTCATTAGCAACCCTGACATTCGTAAGTATTTTATCCATTCCTTGGTTTTCCTTACTGGCAGGTTCCTGCAAATGACATCTTGGAGAGGGTAGTATTTTTTGAAGAGAGTTCAAGAAATCAGACTAAATCTTCAGCCTGTTTTCTTTATGCACTACAAGTCTATATTTGGAATTAATGTGAACAGTAGCTCTCACTAGGAAACGTGTTGCAAAATGATCTTATTGCAGTTCAGCAGAACTTAATGTGCTACACATCACGAATgacacagctgctgctccaaCTGCTGCATCCGTAAGCAGACAACTTTCCACATTTTGTATGTGGTTTACTTCTTGTTCTCAAAAGctctatgtttaaaaataatatgaattGTTATCTTAATTTTCACAATGTTTGAAATGTAtcttgagttaaaaaaaaaagataaaaaaattacCTGGTAGAAAATGCTGTAATTGACTGTTGCTATCCTCCAAAAATTTCTAGCAATGAATTTCCTGGATCTTCCTCATCAAATCAGTCACATGAAATCATGATCAGTCACACCAAATAGTCATTGTGGGTCTTGTGGGATTTCATTTTGACAACATTTTGAATAATGAGTGTAATGATCATAAGggacaaggaaaaaatacttggCTTTGCCGTCATGTGTCACTCCACTTGCTCATTTATGCACAACTTCCTTCTCATTTAAAGCATTTGCTGTAAAAAGATACTCTGTAAAAAGGAGACTCTGTAAAAGCTCTTCTCTGAAACACAATGCTCTCCTCCTTCATCTGATTCTAGATCccaaatggaaagaaagcagaGTAACTCcctattttttcctgctcagtAACCATGACTCAGGTTGAAGAAAGAAGATGCCATCACGGCAGGCATGCAAAAAGCCATCCCATCAAACCCCACCAAATCTCATTCGTTCATTAAAATCCAGCTAGAACTGCCAGCAGATTCAGTTTTAGTTTTCTGCACGGTACCAGAGAGCAGATCGGCAGCATGCTTAAGGATTTCACTGGCAGGAACTGCCACAAAATGACAGAACTGACTGAATTACCCATCTGTGAATGCTCTGGTCCAGATGAAGGCAATAACAAACAACGGTATTACATGATTTCTGTCACTGGATCTTTGGTTCACTGATAATATGATCTCCTTTCTAGGGGGGTGCGTATGTGGTAAAGCTGTTTGAGGAATACGCCACTGGTCCGGCTGTCCTAACAGTCGTGTTTCTGGAAGCAATTGCTGTGGCCTGGTTCTACGGTATGTTTACTGCCATGTTGACAAACAATGCTAACCCAAACTCCTGAGCTTCTGCAGCATAgcatttcctctgtttcttaaGACAAGATCACTGAtgtctccagaaaaaaatttccCAAACCTTTTTACAAACCCACCGATTACCAAATCCCTGAGAATTATTAATTGTTCTCTAACAGAAGCACAGTGCTGTCTAAAAGTAACaagagctgtaattcagaaaaattaagGCTTTAATATAATTAAGAGTTACACAAACAAAAGTCCTTCACGATGGATCGGAATTTATTTGCTGCACATACAAAATGCTGTGCATCTACTTCTGAAAAACTTGTATCTGCTGTCACCGCTCTCCTCCCACTTGTCTCCACAGGCATCACCCAGTTTTGCAACGATGTGAAAGAAATGCTAGGCTTTACCCCAGGCTGGTACTGGAGAGTTTGCTGGGTAGCAATTAGTCCCATCTTCCTTCTGGTGAGTTTTCTctatagcttttttctttccagcacaTGAAAACTACCATTGAACAATGAAGCTACTTAGACTTCTAAAAGGTTAATTACAGAAGTTGCTTGTGAAGTTCTTTAGTAACAATTCTTGTTAAGCCAAAAAGCCTCAATTAGTGAAAAATCCAATACAACGCTGCAAGGTCTTGTTACTAAATCACTAT
This window of the Pelecanus crispus isolate bPelCri1 chromosome 12, bPelCri1.pri, whole genome shotgun sequence genome carries:
- the SLC6A4 gene encoding sodium-dependent serotonin transporter, whose product is MEKKATSNETELLTSKKDVSDCNEGEDCKENGLLVRNTKSALRLVDDGDKVHSSQGEKGEAVQISNGYSGVQSPVPCNGMGEVEDAQRTALAATTTTTTTTSTTCGAEGQQQLMELEDRETWSKKIDFLLSVIGYAVDLGNVWRFPYICYQNGGGAFLIPYTIMAIFGGIPLFYMELALGQYHRNGCISIWRKICPIFKGIGFAICIIDLYVASYYNTIMAWAFYYLVSSFTAQLPWTSCTNAWNTGNCTNYLSKDNVSWSLHSISPAEEFYTRQVLQVHRSNGMDDLGGISWQLTLCLLLIFTIVYFSIWKGVKTSGKVVWVTATFPYIILFILLVRGATLPGAWRGVLYYLKPDWQKLLATEVWVDAAAQIFFSLGPGFGVLLAYASYNKFHNNCYQDALVTSTVNCVTSFVSGFVIFTVLGYMAEMRNEDVSEVAKDTGPSLLFITYAEAIANMPASTFFAIIFFLMLLTLGLDSTFAGLEGVITGVLDEFPHVWSKRRELFVLGLTIICFLGSLATLTFGGAYVVKLFEEYATGPAVLTVVFLEAIAVAWFYGITQFCNDVKEMLGFTPGWYWRVCWVAISPIFLLFVTCSFLSNPPELRLFDYNYPYWTTVVGYCIGTSSVICIPIYMVYRLIITPGTLKERILKSITPETATEIPFGDIRMNAV